A region of uncultured Carboxylicivirga sp. DNA encodes the following proteins:
- a CDS encoding 3'-5' exonuclease has protein sequence MKEYILFIDTETSDRPHQWNSSTDDIHKWPYVLQVSWTVCKSSGETLFTRDFYINPGEIQINPNAYKIHGINLEFLQQNGISREDAIMQLVDDIKRYKPLLVGHFLKFDLRMIEVALNRVGETLDLDALPKFCTMLNTRRPYSPIDTPMLRLNQLYHSLFNRELKDAHNAKVDAVATKECFFELVKQGKIDDKVIQRQQRYFRKSGKLRSLLLQFLS, from the coding sequence ATGAAAGAGTACATCCTGTTTATTGATACAGAAACTTCCGACAGACCCCATCAATGGAACTCATCAACTGATGATATTCATAAGTGGCCTTACGTATTGCAGGTATCCTGGACAGTTTGTAAGAGTAGTGGAGAAACATTGTTTACGCGCGATTTTTATATTAATCCAGGTGAAATTCAAATCAATCCTAATGCATATAAAATACATGGGATCAATCTTGAATTTTTACAACAGAATGGAATCTCGCGCGAGGATGCAATCATGCAGTTGGTAGACGATATTAAAAGATACAAACCATTATTGGTAGGGCATTTTCTAAAGTTCGATCTGCGAATGATTGAAGTGGCACTTAACCGGGTTGGAGAAACCCTTGATTTGGATGCTTTACCAAAGTTTTGTACCATGCTTAATACACGCCGTCCATATTCTCCAATAGATACTCCAATGTTACGTCTAAACCAGTTGTATCACTCACTCTTTAACAGAGAACTAAAGGATGCGCATAATGCTAAAGTTGATGCAGTTGCAACAAAGGAGTGTTTTTTTGAATTAGTAAAACAGGGAAAGATTGATGATAAAGTGATTCAGAGGCAGCAAAGGTATTTCAGAAAAAGTGGCAAACTCAGAAGTTTATTGCTACAATTTTTGTCTTAA
- a CDS encoding DUF294 nucleotidyltransferase-like domain-containing protein, translating to MKDNKEFLQHISPFCILPDTILKEVSDMMSIKTFKKDETIYIQDKSPVTTIDIIVKGAYKANFYDSTNVLRLEELYNCNDIYGGSSVLLNKQFSIRTVIALEDTEVLTLDKEEFKALCRSYHEFFEFFSNQFGNKMLNDAYAHFVKQNTMFEENFIDADLIFTRKIDTITPRLLVTCSPQTPLHTVAALMRDNVVNCVYIEEDNELIAYVSKDTIITNAIANEKSIYTEVMEVAEKEVVTISKDALVYEALLALYPSQKEFLLVKDGEQNLGYLSRYRLLTEHAQSPLVFIQSVKLSNTVFELKEKWAKVPEFIESMLGRGVNAEIVNRIISTIADEILLRVIKGVIKEMHPAPAQFCFMVLGSEGRNEQTLATDQDNAIIYEDKANLQRETVRAYFLEFANRISTRLDDIGFKFCTGGFMAKNPKWCHSLSHWKRNYDSWIAEPAPDQVVKFSTFFDCRFVYGDKSLFDELHHHMLNCIDKAPPKFLYNLVSNTLQYEVPLTVFKGIKTFVKNDKKVFNIKHSMSTIVDMARMYALQHKILDNNTGVRLKELHKAGHFDESQYKELLNAYYYLMGLRLKNQSTQILRDFTEATNFLELKRLTAVEQATLREIFKFIKDMQWVIKARFNINR from the coding sequence ATGAAAGATAATAAAGAGTTTTTACAACATATTTCCCCGTTTTGTATTTTACCTGATACTATTCTAAAAGAGGTTTCTGATATGATGTCGATAAAGACATTTAAAAAAGATGAAACTATTTATATTCAGGATAAGAGTCCGGTTACCACAATTGATATCATTGTGAAAGGGGCTTATAAAGCCAACTTTTACGATAGTACCAATGTTCTAAGGTTAGAAGAATTATATAATTGTAATGATATCTACGGAGGAAGCTCTGTTCTCCTTAATAAGCAATTTTCTATTCGTACTGTTATTGCACTCGAAGATACTGAAGTACTGACATTGGATAAGGAAGAATTTAAGGCGTTATGTCGAAGTTATCATGAGTTCTTTGAGTTTTTTTCAAATCAGTTTGGCAATAAAATGCTAAACGATGCATATGCGCATTTTGTGAAGCAAAATACCATGTTTGAAGAGAACTTCATAGATGCCGACCTGATCTTTACACGTAAGATCGATACCATTACTCCACGTTTATTAGTTACCTGTTCGCCCCAAACACCGCTTCATACTGTTGCTGCTCTAATGCGCGATAATGTAGTTAATTGTGTATATATTGAAGAGGATAACGAATTGATAGCATATGTATCAAAAGATACAATTATAACAAATGCCATCGCCAACGAAAAAAGTATTTATACTGAAGTGATGGAAGTTGCAGAGAAGGAGGTGGTAACCATCTCGAAAGATGCATTGGTTTATGAAGCCTTACTAGCTTTGTACCCTTCACAGAAGGAGTTTCTTTTAGTCAAGGACGGAGAACAAAACCTTGGATATTTAAGCCGTTACCGTTTGTTGACAGAACATGCCCAGTCGCCTTTGGTTTTCATACAGTCTGTTAAATTATCCAATACTGTTTTTGAGTTAAAAGAAAAATGGGCCAAGGTACCAGAGTTTATTGAATCGATGTTGGGAAGAGGTGTGAATGCTGAAATCGTTAATCGTATCATTAGTACTATTGCCGATGAAATTCTTCTTAGGGTGATTAAAGGTGTGATTAAAGAAATGCATCCTGCACCTGCACAATTCTGTTTTATGGTATTGGGGAGTGAGGGACGAAACGAGCAAACACTGGCAACTGATCAGGATAATGCTATAATATATGAAGATAAAGCAAACCTTCAGCGAGAAACAGTAAGGGCTTATTTTCTGGAATTTGCCAATCGTATTTCAACTCGTCTGGATGATATTGGCTTTAAGTTCTGTACTGGTGGATTTATGGCGAAAAATCCGAAATGGTGTCATTCATTATCGCATTGGAAACGTAATTACGATAGCTGGATTGCTGAGCCGGCACCCGATCAGGTTGTTAAGTTTTCAACCTTCTTCGATTGTCGTTTCGTTTATGGCGATAAGTCATTGTTTGATGAGTTACATCATCATATGCTTAATTGCATCGATAAAGCGCCTCCAAAATTTTTATATAACCTGGTAAGTAACACCCTGCAATATGAAGTTCCCTTAACTGTTTTTAAAGGAATTAAAACCTTTGTGAAAAACGATAAAAAGGTTTTTAATATTAAGCATTCTATGAGTACCATTGTTGATATGGCTCGTATGTATGCATTACAACATAAAATTCTGGATAACAATACCGGAGTTAGGCTTAAAGAGTTGCACAAAGCAGGTCATTTTGATGAGTCTCAGTACAAAGAGTTGCTTAATGCTTATTATTATTTAATGGGATTAAGGTTGAAAAATCAATCAACCCAAATATTGCGTGATTTTACCGAAGCAACCAATTTTCTGGAATTAAAAAGGTTGACGGCTGTTGAACAGGCTACCCTTCGTGAGATTTTCAAATTTATTAAAGATATGCAATGGGTTATTAAAGCCAGATTTAATATTAATCGTTAA
- a CDS encoding YdeI/OmpD-associated family protein has product MKNKQRKPIVDKNYLLEKFTGKGGWTYVEIPEVEPDKHAWFNWIKVCGYIDNYELKHSRLMPLGNGKLFLPVKTAIRKAIKKQEGDTVHIVLYPDNSVIEIPKELSDCFDFEDSRLKTAFEKEPEGRRKEFIEWIAEARKEETKAKRIARCIDYLKDKYNL; this is encoded by the coding sequence ATGAAGAATAAGCAAAGAAAACCAATTGTTGATAAAAATTATCTCCTCGAAAAGTTTACAGGAAAGGGAGGGTGGACTTATGTCGAAATTCCTGAAGTTGAACCGGATAAACATGCCTGGTTTAATTGGATAAAAGTCTGCGGTTATATTGATAACTATGAGTTAAAACATTCCCGATTAATGCCATTGGGCAATGGTAAACTATTTCTGCCTGTAAAAACTGCCATACGTAAAGCTATTAAGAAACAAGAAGGAGATACTGTGCATATCGTTCTCTATCCTGATAATTCTGTGATTGAGATTCCAAAAGAGTTATCAGATTGTTTTGATTTTGAAGACTCAAGACTAAAAACTGCTTTTGAAAAGGAACCGGAAGGAAGAAGAAAAGAATTTATTGAATGGATAGCCGAGGCCCGCAAGGAAGAGACGAAAGCAAAACGAATTGCCCGATGTATTGACTATTTGAAGGATAAATATAATTTATAA
- a CDS encoding ATP-binding protein, which translates to MEIKNSLQEKSLDQDELNDKILKKVFLVLTVLIVPVVIIAVIRSYLISGELSTVGLTGLTLIISLSFLFYTNWQTRFRIHLFLIVLISLAAFGMYHYGFFALSKYALVLVPVFSILYLSYRRTLVFGAVSLFVYIVFGTLYVLNVIPYKIDTNTLATLSTTWITDGLVLVIISLSISIVVYNMVSAYKKEVSKLKASEEMLYNSLNDLPLPVAIVNKGYQILFLNNSFVNQLGYSLKDGADVYSILKLAIPEFRVFQEVIKEWQSNIDNAFNNKVLPPVKEYVYKCKNGEERIAEIHYSLSNDKILLMFVDLTERKQRLKEIVKAIVQTEEKERGRVAKELHDGLGPLISTAKIYAHSLTKVKDQNVIDNYNSRLQQILDESINEIKDISNNLSPHILRNYGLKDAVLTFVEKLRPVSEIHFSIDIDVKETLNEVIQFTTYRSVVELINNSIKHSKAKDIVVKIQDKEGGLFIAFQDNGVGFDYEKNKNKGFGLNNLIARIDNIGGSFNYSTSPDEGVEIKIYLPL; encoded by the coding sequence TTGGAAATAAAGAATTCATTACAAGAGAAGTCACTGGATCAGGATGAGTTAAATGATAAGATACTTAAAAAAGTATTTCTTGTTTTAACTGTTCTTATTGTTCCGGTTGTCATAATTGCTGTTATTCGATCGTATCTTATTTCCGGTGAATTAAGTACCGTTGGTTTAACTGGACTTACACTGATAATAAGTCTTTCTTTTTTATTTTATACCAACTGGCAAACACGTTTTCGAATACATCTGTTTCTTATCGTTTTAATATCGTTGGCAGCTTTTGGTATGTATCACTATGGCTTTTTTGCCTTGAGTAAATATGCTCTTGTTTTGGTACCGGTCTTTTCTATTCTTTATCTGTCGTACAGGCGAACCTTGGTTTTTGGTGCTGTTTCATTATTCGTTTACATTGTTTTTGGAACCTTATATGTGCTTAATGTTATACCATATAAAATTGATACCAATACCTTGGCAACTCTATCTACTACTTGGATAACCGATGGTTTGGTTTTGGTCATCATTTCATTGTCGATAAGTATTGTGGTCTACAATATGGTAAGTGCCTATAAAAAAGAGGTTAGCAAACTAAAGGCTAGTGAAGAAATGCTTTATAACAGTTTAAATGATCTTCCATTACCGGTTGCAATTGTTAATAAGGGATACCAGATTCTCTTCCTGAATAATAGTTTTGTAAACCAGTTGGGATATTCTTTAAAAGATGGGGCGGATGTTTACTCCATCTTAAAGTTAGCGATACCAGAGTTCAGAGTTTTTCAGGAAGTCATAAAAGAATGGCAGTCTAACATTGATAATGCTTTTAATAACAAGGTGCTGCCTCCGGTAAAGGAGTATGTATATAAATGTAAGAATGGTGAAGAACGGATTGCAGAGATTCACTATAGTTTGTCGAATGATAAAATATTGCTGATGTTTGTTGATCTGACGGAACGAAAGCAACGGTTGAAAGAGATAGTTAAGGCCATTGTTCAAACAGAAGAAAAGGAGAGAGGCAGGGTTGCCAAAGAATTGCACGATGGTTTAGGTCCTTTAATCTCAACTGCTAAAATTTATGCACACAGTCTTACTAAGGTGAAGGATCAAAATGTTATCGATAATTATAATTCGCGATTACAACAGATTCTGGATGAATCTATTAATGAGATTAAAGATATTTCAAATAATCTGAGCCCCCATATTCTTCGAAATTATGGATTAAAAGATGCAGTGCTGACTTTTGTTGAGAAACTTAGGCCTGTGTCTGAAATTCATTTCTCCATTGATATTGATGTAAAGGAAACATTAAATGAAGTTATTCAGTTTACGACTTATAGGTCTGTTGTAGAGTTGATTAATAACTCAATTAAACATTCAAAAGCGAAAGATATTGTTGTTAAAATTCAGGATAAAGAAGGTGGTCTTTTTATAGCATTTCAGGATAATGGAGTAGGTTTTGATTATGAAAAGAATAAAAACAAAGGTTTTGGATTAAACAATCTTATTGCCAGGATCGATAATATTGGCGGTAGTTTTAATTATTCAACCAGTCCCGATGAAGGAGTTGAAATAAAAATTTATTTACCATTGTAA
- a CDS encoding response regulator transcription factor: protein MIRIVLVEDLDLIREGIRVLVSQIDDFEIVAEYSNGKELVDNIKHLQVDIIVTDIDMPVMDGITATRKVLAMRSDLKVIALSLYNESQYYHDLVAAGAKGFILKQASIQELEEGIREVYKGGSYFSQELLQNVIKNMKYQDSALKSTDDSENITEKEAEMLKYICEGLTNQELADKLFVSVKTIESNKARLMRKTNSRNNAALILWAIKNKIVKL from the coding sequence ATGATACGAATTGTTTTAGTTGAAGATTTAGATTTGATACGGGAAGGAATCAGAGTTTTGGTTTCACAAATTGATGACTTTGAAATTGTAGCTGAATATAGCAATGGTAAGGAACTGGTTGATAATATTAAGCACTTGCAGGTAGATATCATAGTAACTGATATAGATATGCCGGTGATGGATGGTATTACAGCAACACGTAAGGTGTTGGCTATGAGATCTGATTTAAAGGTAATTGCTTTATCATTGTATAACGAATCACAATATTATCACGATCTGGTTGCTGCCGGGGCGAAAGGGTTTATTCTTAAACAAGCCAGCATACAGGAGCTTGAAGAGGGAATACGTGAAGTCTATAAAGGAGGAAGCTACTTTTCGCAGGAATTATTGCAGAATGTTATTAAAAATATGAAATACCAGGATTCTGCTCTAAAATCAACTGACGATTCAGAAAATATCACAGAGAAAGAAGCCGAAATGCTGAAATATATCTGCGAAGGATTAACAAATCAGGAATTGGCAGATAAGTTATTTGTGAGTGTAAAAACTATCGAAAGCAATAAGGCGCGCCTTATGCGTAAAACGAATTCGAGAAATAATGCAGCTCTCATTTTATGGGCCATTAAAAACAAAATTGTGAAACTGTAA